The following are from one region of the Rhodopirellula sp. P2 genome:
- a CDS encoding DUF368 domain-containing protein: MTLVNASTGSDSSSEGISFDGEQARRPDGIGMMLLNVFRGFCMGAADTVPGVSGGTVALILGHYDRLIAAISHVDTTSLGLLRSGQWAGLARRMDLRFLIALGIGIVVGIGALAGLMHWLLQHRVNETMAVFFGLVLASVWVVRRNVTQWTLPRCVLLVVGVLVALGISQIPATTGDASHVFLFFSASIAICAMILPGISGAFILLLLGVYEPVIGMIKGVVKGQIDLDILGRLAVFAAGCLFGLLAFSRLLNYLLEHFRDATMAVLIGLMIGSVGRLWPLQRVTPETAELELKHQEFDWVSPLQYEGSLVVLLALAITAAIVVMAADHFTRRMQSSSIAT, encoded by the coding sequence ATGACTCTTGTGAACGCATCCACCGGCTCGGACAGTTCTTCCGAAGGTATCAGTTTTGACGGTGAGCAAGCTCGGCGTCCTGATGGCATCGGCATGATGTTGCTGAACGTCTTTCGAGGGTTCTGCATGGGAGCCGCTGACACGGTGCCTGGGGTCAGTGGCGGGACGGTGGCATTGATTCTGGGGCATTACGACCGTTTGATCGCGGCGATCAGTCATGTGGACACGACCTCGCTTGGATTGCTTCGATCAGGGCAATGGGCGGGACTCGCCCGGCGAATGGACCTGCGGTTCTTGATCGCTCTGGGGATTGGGATCGTGGTCGGAATCGGCGCCTTGGCCGGACTGATGCATTGGTTGCTGCAACACCGAGTCAACGAAACCATGGCGGTGTTCTTTGGTCTGGTGCTGGCAAGTGTTTGGGTGGTCCGGCGCAACGTCACTCAGTGGACGCTTCCCCGATGCGTTCTGTTGGTGGTCGGTGTGCTGGTGGCGTTGGGGATCTCGCAGATACCTGCGACGACAGGTGACGCCAGTCATGTCTTTTTGTTCTTCAGTGCCTCGATCGCGATTTGTGCGATGATCCTGCCGGGGATCAGCGGCGCGTTCATTTTGTTGTTGCTGGGCGTTTACGAACCGGTGATCGGCATGATCAAAGGCGTTGTCAAAGGCCAGATCGACCTGGATATCTTGGGCCGGTTGGCCGTGTTCGCGGCCGGGTGCCTGTTTGGTTTGCTGGCGTTCAGTCGATTGCTGAATTACCTGCTCGAACACTTCCGAGACGCAACGATGGCGGTGTTGATCGGATTGATGATTGGTTCGGTTGGCCGACTGTGGCCGCTGCAACGGGTGACCCCGGAGACTGCTGAGCTGGAACTGAAGCACCAGGAGTTTGATTGGGTTTCGCCACTTCAATACGAAGGCAGTTTGGTGGTGTTGCTCGCGCTCGCCATCACTGCCGCCATCGTGGTGATGGCTGCCGATCACTTCACTCGGCGGATGCAGTCTTCATCGATCGCCACTTGA
- a CDS encoding undecaprenyl-diphosphate phosphatase, translated as MQELIRVIILAVVQGIAEFLPISSSGHLVILGSMLGELGESVTLEIILHAGTLGSILVVFWQRIWALLKKDRRVIGLLVIGTLPAVVIGLTIKTQFPEILRSPLLAGAMLIVTGIMLIVLGRLTPQSGTYDRLGFGAAFLVGCFQAFAILPGISRSGSTILGGRLMGLDRDDSVTFSFLLAIPAILGATVLAIKDLLDDGPSGAASIETLLIGAAVAFAVGIVALKWLIRWSREDRLHWFAYWCIPAGLAVVALHLR; from the coding sequence GTGCAGGAACTCATTCGCGTCATCATTTTGGCTGTCGTGCAAGGGATCGCCGAGTTCCTCCCCATCAGCTCGTCGGGGCACTTGGTGATCCTCGGATCGATGCTGGGGGAACTCGGTGAATCGGTGACTCTCGAGATCATCTTGCACGCCGGAACGCTGGGATCGATCCTGGTCGTTTTCTGGCAGCGAATCTGGGCTCTGCTGAAGAAAGACCGCCGAGTCATCGGATTGTTGGTGATCGGAACGCTCCCGGCCGTCGTGATCGGACTGACGATCAAAACGCAATTCCCCGAAATACTTCGCAGCCCGCTTCTGGCCGGAGCAATGTTGATCGTGACTGGAATCATGCTGATTGTGCTGGGCAGGCTCACGCCCCAATCAGGAACCTATGACCGCCTGGGATTCGGTGCTGCGTTTCTAGTGGGCTGCTTCCAAGCCTTTGCGATCCTCCCAGGAATTAGCCGCAGCGGTTCCACGATCCTCGGCGGCCGGTTGATGGGCCTCGATCGAGATGACTCGGTGACGTTTTCGTTTCTTCTGGCTATCCCGGCGATTCTGGGTGCAACGGTCCTGGCAATCAAAGACCTCCTGGACGACGGACCCTCCGGTGCTGCCTCCATCGAAACCCTTCTGATCGGAGCCGCCGTGGCCTTCGCTGTGGGCATCGTCGCGCTGAAATGGCTGATTCGCTGGAGCCGGGAAGATCGCCTGCACTGGTTCGCCTACTGGTGCATCCCAGCAGGTTTGGCGGTGGTCGCTCTCCATCTTCGATAG
- a CDS encoding S26 family signal peptidase codes for MSVLAADVVTVRPATVAQLQHRLDAGKKPVVVLEHEGQTHLKRILAGPGQQVTSDDRGRLLVDGKLIEASDLPDLPIDIDRRRTGEIASRWSCSHSLAWQRDPEGNGFHAAGTPEPTPGLVWLVYEHRNVYRGDVVSRVFDDCPANMGLDRRLHPVDQVGLTVHLQLRAAGSSEESNHAARDSASGQIHAVAWTDQGVRVVSQQLPRRSNQQSGLIEFEPQAFRKGRRLDQSGLSLTNAPAVSATSPVAIAWSTDSVASVGDLRLWRPIQWRMETLSRWSLQAEEWFVAGDNAPVSVDSRRWGPIHTDQIIGICDPIVRGETLRRDSKALLG; via the coding sequence TTGAGCGTCCTTGCGGCCGATGTGGTCACCGTTCGTCCAGCAACGGTTGCTCAACTTCAACACCGGTTGGATGCGGGGAAAAAGCCGGTGGTCGTGCTGGAGCACGAGGGGCAGACTCATCTCAAAAGAATTCTTGCCGGTCCCGGGCAACAGGTGACTTCCGATGACCGCGGGCGCTTGCTCGTTGATGGCAAACTCATCGAGGCATCTGATTTGCCTGATTTACCGATCGACATCGACCGGCGACGGACGGGCGAGATCGCCAGTCGCTGGAGTTGCTCCCATTCGCTGGCATGGCAACGTGATCCAGAAGGGAATGGGTTCCATGCAGCCGGGACGCCCGAACCAACGCCGGGTCTGGTTTGGTTGGTCTACGAACACCGCAATGTCTATCGTGGCGATGTGGTCAGCCGGGTGTTCGATGATTGCCCTGCGAACATGGGACTGGATCGACGACTCCACCCGGTCGATCAGGTTGGACTGACGGTTCACCTGCAGTTGCGGGCAGCGGGAAGCAGCGAGGAAAGCAACCATGCCGCCAGGGATTCAGCCAGCGGACAAATCCACGCCGTGGCTTGGACCGATCAGGGAGTGCGTGTTGTCTCGCAGCAGCTGCCAAGGAGATCGAATCAGCAGAGCGGGCTGATCGAGTTTGAACCGCAGGCGTTCAGAAAGGGGCGTCGGCTCGATCAGAGTGGGCTGAGTCTGACAAATGCTCCCGCTGTTTCTGCCACGTCGCCGGTGGCGATTGCATGGAGCACCGATTCGGTCGCCAGCGTGGGGGATTTGCGATTGTGGCGTCCGATTCAGTGGCGAATGGAAACCCTGTCGCGATGGTCCCTGCAGGCCGAGGAATGGTTTGTGGCGGGCGACAACGCGCCCGTTTCAGTCGACAGTCGACGTTGGGGGCCGATTCACACCGACCAAATCATTGGGATTTGTGACCCGATTGTTCGCGGGGAGACCCTCCGTCGCGACTCGAAAGCGCTGCTTGGTTGA
- the rnpA gene encoding ribonuclease P protein component: MSRTLGKHPLGFPKSSRVVRSGDFTQALRRGGVAANDCLVVFALPRDQTSPEDAAKTQCRLGVTIPKKTGNAVVRNRWKRLIREAYRLHQMELPTGFDYVIRPKKDVQASWKLIDKGFVKLVGRAVRRSQPSSGDR, from the coding sequence ATGTCGCGCACGCTTGGAAAACACCCGCTGGGATTCCCCAAGTCATCGCGGGTCGTCCGCAGCGGAGACTTCACCCAAGCACTCCGACGTGGCGGTGTCGCCGCCAACGATTGCTTGGTCGTCTTCGCGTTGCCACGCGATCAAACGTCACCAGAGGACGCCGCCAAAACCCAATGTCGCCTGGGGGTGACGATCCCCAAGAAGACCGGCAACGCGGTCGTTCGCAATCGCTGGAAACGCCTGATACGCGAAGCGTACCGACTGCATCAGATGGAACTTCCGACCGGTTTTGATTACGTCATCCGGCCCAAGAAAGACGTCCAAGCCAGTTGGAAATTGATCGACAAAGGATTTGTCAAACTCGTCGGTCGAGCGGTGCGGCGCAGCCAACCCTCAAGTGGCGATCGATGA
- the lexA gene encoding transcriptional repressor LexA, whose product MAKVQLTERQREVYELVRSLIQERGYGPTVREIGEHFGIRSPNGVMCHLRALERKGLITRKANKSRAIELTGENARSPTGLPMAGIVRSQPTDIDMNATDVVDLGKILADGDRFVVQISGDSLASRGIHDGDYIVINKQDSVQPGQLAAIETTPGNVSLRYWHPINGHVELRNGDRDLSPVTVVNPKVVGVAVATVRTTL is encoded by the coding sequence ATGGCCAAAGTTCAACTGACCGAAAGACAAAGAGAGGTCTACGAGCTTGTTCGCTCCCTGATCCAAGAACGCGGTTATGGCCCCACCGTTCGTGAAATCGGCGAACATTTCGGCATCCGAAGTCCCAATGGTGTCATGTGTCACCTCCGCGCGCTTGAGCGCAAAGGATTGATCACCAGGAAAGCCAACAAGTCACGAGCCATCGAATTGACGGGCGAAAACGCTCGTTCACCCACGGGTTTGCCGATGGCAGGCATTGTCCGAAGCCAGCCCACTGACATCGATATGAACGCGACCGATGTGGTTGATTTAGGCAAGATTCTTGCCGACGGCGATCGATTTGTTGTTCAAATATCAGGCGACTCGCTGGCCAGTCGCGGGATCCATGATGGTGATTACATCGTGATCAACAAACAGGACAGCGTCCAACCGGGGCAGCTCGCCGCGATCGAGACCACTCCCGGGAATGTTTCGCTTCGTTATTGGCATCCGATCAACGGGCACGTGGAACTACGCAACGGCGATCGAGACCTGTCCCCCGTCACGGTTGTGAACCCCAAGGTGGTGGGCGTCGCAGTCGCAACCGTCCGCACCACGCTGTAG